One window of Tepidanaerobacter acetatoxydans Re1 genomic DNA carries:
- a CDS encoding GspE/PulE family protein, which produces MDRKNLEDYLLEENYMTETDLKRVKEIQIASDKKLYEIIIDEGFISEGELTEILALSTGFPRVNLSKLYINPNVINLVPEYLARKHIVLPIKKDGNSLILAISNPYDIFAVDDIKIASGYDIQLVLATKKEIQKAIEAYYKPYADMVVNKTNNVNEELEEAEKAPVIKLVDTLVHQAVKKNASDIHIEPQEKNVRVRYRLDGELTQIMLFDKALLQAVIARIKVMANLDITKKRVPQDGSFKLTVENHIIDIRVSTIPTINGEKAVLRVLNRDRFLLSIDQLGFNKKQKSCIYKMLELPYGMILVCGPTGCGKTTTLYSMINHINKSNKNIVTLEDPVEYALCGINQMQINPKSGITFANGLRAILRQDPNIIMVGEIRDRETADIAIRAALTGHLVFSTLHTNSASGAIARLLDMGVEPYLLASCLAGIISQRLVRKTCIMCKEEYLASENEKAYMNVRDENKGLRLFKGKGCNSCNFTGYSGRTVVGEVINVHSAHRKLISRQANLQEIDKVSRTFGYEHIKDNALKLVQSGITTFEEALQVIFQESLE; this is translated from the coding sequence ATGGATAGGAAAAATCTGGAAGATTACTTATTAGAAGAGAACTACATGACAGAAACGGATCTGAAAAGGGTTAAAGAAATACAGATTGCAAGTGATAAAAAATTATATGAGATAATTATTGATGAAGGTTTTATTTCCGAGGGAGAATTGACAGAAATATTAGCTCTTAGTACGGGTTTCCCGCGCGTTAACTTAAGTAAACTATATATTAATCCCAATGTAATTAATTTAGTGCCGGAGTATCTGGCGAGAAAACATATAGTTCTGCCAATAAAAAAGGATGGCAATTCATTGATATTAGCAATAAGTAACCCTTATGATATTTTTGCTGTTGATGATATTAAGATTGCCAGTGGTTATGATATCCAACTTGTTCTTGCTACAAAAAAGGAAATACAGAAAGCTATAGAAGCTTATTATAAGCCATATGCAGATATGGTTGTAAACAAAACTAATAATGTAAATGAAGAATTAGAGGAGGCTGAAAAAGCACCTGTAATAAAACTGGTCGATACTTTAGTGCACCAGGCAGTAAAGAAAAATGCCAGTGATATTCATATTGAACCTCAAGAAAAAAATGTTCGTGTTAGATATAGGTTAGATGGTGAGTTAACACAAATAATGCTTTTTGATAAGGCATTACTTCAAGCGGTTATAGCACGTATCAAAGTAATGGCGAATTTAGATATTACTAAAAAGAGAGTTCCTCAGGATGGGAGCTTTAAACTTACAGTTGAAAATCACATAATAGATATCCGCGTGTCAACGATTCCTACCATTAATGGTGAAAAGGCTGTGCTGCGGGTATTAAACCGTGATAGGTTTTTGCTTAGCATAGATCAGCTGGGATTTAATAAAAAACAAAAAAGTTGCATATATAAAATGCTTGAATTACCTTACGGTATGATTCTGGTATGCGGTCCTACCGGTTGTGGCAAAACTACCACGCTTTACTCAATGATAAATCATATAAACAAATCTAATAAAAATATTGTAACACTGGAAGATCCAGTCGAATACGCACTTTGCGGCATTAATCAGATGCAGATTAATCCCAAAAGTGGCATTACTTTTGCTAATGGACTTCGTGCTATTTTGAGGCAAGACCCTAATATTATTATGGTTGGGGAAATAAGAGATAGGGAAACTGCTGATATTGCTATTAGAGCAGCGCTTACAGGTCATTTAGTTTTTTCGACTTTACATACTAATAGTGCATCAGGAGCAATTGCGCGTCTTTTAGACATGGGAGTTGAACCTTATCTTTTGGCTTCATGTCTGGCAGGAATTATCTCGCAAAGGTTAGTACGAAAAACTTGTATTATGTGCAAGGAAGAATACCTGGCATCAGAAAACGAAAAAGCCTATATGAATGTGAGGGATGAAAATAAAGGTCTTAGACTTTTTAAAGGCAAAGGGTGCAATTCCTGCAATTTTACAGGTTATAGCGGTCGCACAGTAGTTGGTGAAGTAATTAATGTTCATTCAGCACACCGTAAATTAATCTCAAGGCAAGCAAACTTACAAGAAATCGATAAAGTCTCCCGCACTTTTGGTTATGAACATATAAAAGATAATGCTCTTAAATTGGTTCAAAGTGGAATTACTACATTTGAAGAAGCACTGCAAGTCATTTTTCAGGAAAGTCTCGAGTAA
- a CDS encoding calcium-transporting P-type ATPase, PMR1-type: protein MEKINWYSLEKEDISGKLNTDLKNGLPSDLVEKRLESIGYNELVGKKGVTIWQMLLEQFKDFLVLILIGASFVSAIIGEVTDAVVIILIVILNAVLGVMQEFRANKALEALKEMAAPEAKVIRDGKIIEIPSRELVPGDLVLLEAGNYVPADIRLVESVNLKIEEASLTGESVPAEKNAEVVLGGEVPLGDRSNSAFMGTVVTYGRGKGIVVATGMNTEIGLIAEMLESYEEGETPLQKKLDELGKILGIASLAICGIVFLLGIFRGIPILEMFMTSVSLAVAAIPEGLPAIVTIVLALGMQRMVQKHAIIKKLHAVETLGSTTVICSDKTGTLTQNEMTARKVFVSNKVYSISGEGYKPHGDFSIGDSKCEPLADTDLKMLLTIGLLCNDAKLEESSYGDEKTWRIIGDPTEGCLVVAATKAGLDTDELCNRMPRLQEIPFDSERKRMTTFHSYEQKYVAFTKGAPDIMLNLSSKILKNGKIFDINDEDRKQILEVNHNMASQALRVLAFAFKPINDIPKKPDPVEIEKDMVFVGLIGMIDPARPEAKDAIRICKEAGIRPVMITGDYKDTAEAIARELGMIDENSKALTGTELDMMDEQQLAAAAKEVSVYARVSPIHKLRIVDAIKQNGHIVAMTGDGVNDAPALKKADIGIAMGITGTDVAKEAADMILTDDNFASIVSAVEEGRVIYSNIRKFIFFLLSCNIAEILIIFVAMLFGLPVPLKPIQLLWLNLLTDAFPALALGMEAKEPNIMKRPPRNPDEPILDRQMNWQIAIQSTFMTIAVLGVFVFSLNNTSNLEIARTYAFATLIFSELLRAYTSRSETLSVFKIGFFSNKFMVGGTLVSFLLLLVVLYVPALRYIFDTVKLSIYDWDIIVLFGIMPFLAAEIGKMFLKSK, encoded by the coding sequence TTGGAAAAAATTAACTGGTACTCCCTGGAAAAAGAGGATATATCCGGAAAATTAAATACAGATTTAAAAAATGGGCTTCCTTCTGATTTGGTCGAAAAGCGTTTGGAATCAATTGGTTACAACGAACTAGTCGGCAAAAAAGGTGTAACTATTTGGCAAATGTTATTGGAACAATTTAAAGATTTTCTTGTCTTAATCCTCATAGGTGCAAGTTTTGTTTCAGCAATTATCGGAGAGGTAACTGATGCAGTTGTAATAATACTTATAGTAATTTTAAATGCGGTTTTAGGAGTTATGCAAGAGTTTAGAGCTAATAAAGCTTTGGAAGCTCTAAAGGAAATGGCGGCACCTGAAGCAAAAGTCATAAGAGACGGTAAGATAATAGAAATTCCGTCTCGTGAATTAGTCCCTGGTGACCTTGTGCTTTTAGAAGCAGGAAATTATGTTCCTGCAGATATTAGGCTTGTTGAAAGTGTAAACTTAAAAATTGAAGAAGCATCTCTTACAGGTGAATCAGTCCCTGCAGAAAAAAATGCCGAAGTGGTATTAGGCGGAGAAGTACCTTTAGGCGATCGAAGCAACTCAGCTTTTATGGGTACGGTAGTAACCTATGGCAGAGGTAAGGGAATAGTTGTTGCTACAGGGATGAACACCGAAATAGGTTTAATCGCTGAAATGCTTGAGTCTTACGAAGAAGGGGAAACACCTCTCCAGAAAAAACTAGATGAATTGGGGAAAATTCTCGGAATTGCAAGTTTAGCCATCTGCGGTATCGTTTTCTTATTAGGCATTTTTCGAGGAATTCCGATTTTGGAAATGTTTATGACATCAGTCAGCCTTGCAGTTGCAGCTATACCTGAAGGTCTTCCGGCTATAGTAACCATAGTGTTAGCACTTGGTATGCAGCGAATGGTCCAAAAACATGCAATTATAAAAAAGCTGCACGCAGTTGAGACACTTGGAAGCACTACCGTCATTTGCTCGGATAAAACAGGTACCTTAACTCAAAATGAAATGACAGCCAGAAAAGTATTTGTCAGCAATAAAGTATATTCTATTTCTGGAGAAGGCTATAAACCTCATGGTGATTTTTCAATTGGCGACTCAAAATGTGAACCTTTAGCAGATACTGATTTAAAAATGCTTCTAACTATTGGATTGTTGTGTAATGATGCAAAATTAGAAGAAAGTAGTTACGGCGACGAAAAGACATGGCGTATAATAGGAGATCCAACCGAAGGATGTCTGGTGGTTGCAGCAACAAAAGCAGGTTTAGACACTGATGAATTATGTAATCGCATGCCTCGACTTCAAGAAATACCATTTGATTCAGAGCGCAAACGTATGACTACTTTTCATTCATATGAACAAAAATATGTAGCATTTACAAAAGGCGCACCTGATATTATGCTTAATTTATCAAGCAAAATATTGAAAAATGGCAAGATTTTCGATATTAATGATGAAGATCGCAAACAAATTTTAGAGGTTAATCATAATATGGCTTCTCAGGCATTACGAGTCTTGGCTTTTGCATTTAAACCAATAAATGATATCCCTAAAAAGCCCGACCCTGTTGAGATTGAAAAAGACATGGTTTTTGTCGGTCTCATCGGTATGATTGATCCTGCAAGACCCGAGGCAAAAGACGCCATAAGAATATGTAAAGAGGCTGGTATTAGACCTGTAATGATAACCGGTGATTATAAAGATACCGCTGAGGCTATCGCTCGGGAGTTAGGTATGATTGATGAAAATTCCAAGGCTCTTACCGGAACAGAGCTTGATATGATGGATGAGCAGCAATTGGCTGCTGCCGCCAAAGAAGTTTCGGTCTATGCCCGAGTTTCACCTATCCACAAGCTAAGGATTGTAGATGCAATAAAGCAAAATGGTCATATTGTTGCGATGACCGGTGATGGTGTAAATGATGCTCCTGCTCTTAAAAAAGCTGATATCGGTATTGCAATGGGAATTACAGGAACTGATGTCGCAAAAGAAGCTGCTGATATGATTCTAACAGACGATAACTTTGCGAGCATTGTTTCTGCTGTAGAAGAAGGTAGAGTTATTTACTCAAATATACGTAAGTTTATATTTTTCCTCCTGTCGTGTAATATTGCTGAGATACTAATCATCTTTGTAGCCATGTTGTTTGGTTTACCAGTGCCACTTAAACCAATTCAGCTTCTATGGCTCAATTTATTAACTGATGCATTTCCCGCTTTGGCTTTAGGAATGGAAGCTAAAGAGCCTAATATTATGAAAAGGCCACCCAGAAATCCGGATGAACCAATATTAGATAGACAAATGAACTGGCAAATTGCTATTCAAAGTACTTTTATGACTATTGCAGTTCTAGGCGTCTTTGTGTTTTCTTTGAACAATACTTCAAATTTAGAAATTGCACGGACCTATGCCTTTGCTACTTTAATTTTCAGTGAACTTTTAAGGGCTTATACATCTCGTTCGGAAACTTTATCAGTATTTAAAATAGGCTTTTTCAGTAATAAATTTATGGTAGGAGGAACTCTAGTATCTTTCTTGCTACTGCTAGTTGTACTATATGTACCGGCATTAAGATATATATTTGATACGGTAAAACTTTCAATTTATGATTGGGATATTATAGTGCTCTTTGGTATAATGCCCTTCTTAGCTGCAGAAATAGGTAAAATGTTTTTGAAGTCAAAATAA
- the sigK gene encoding RNA polymerase sporulation sigma factor SigK, giving the protein MGDALSVLVTLGVLFFKEILAWLAFITGSTTFPQPLTPEEEKKYILLYSKGDEEARNILIEHNLRLVAHIVKKFASTGEDMDDLISIGTIGLIKAISTFNYSKGSRLATYAARCIENEILMNLRSTKKIKSEVYLQEPIGVDKEGNEISLIDVLGTEVDAVTDEITKKFQNEKLYEKISTSLKSQERKVIELRYGLFNGVTKTQREIAKILGISRSYVSRIEKRAIKKLSKELNDSFKPL; this is encoded by the coding sequence ATGGGAGATGCCCTGTCAGTTTTAGTGACTTTGGGTGTTTTGTTTTTTAAGGAAATATTAGCTTGGCTGGCGTTTATAACAGGTTCTACGACATTTCCACAGCCTCTTACTCCTGAAGAAGAAAAAAAATATATACTTTTATACAGCAAAGGAGACGAAGAAGCGAGAAATATACTTATCGAGCATAACTTAAGGTTGGTTGCGCATATTGTAAAAAAATTTGCAAGTACCGGCGAAGATATGGATGATTTAATTTCCATCGGTACCATAGGTCTTATAAAGGCTATTTCAACCTTTAACTATAGCAAAGGCAGCCGACTTGCCACATATGCAGCTCGCTGCATAGAAAATGAGATACTTATGAATTTAAGATCTACCAAAAAAATAAAGTCCGAAGTTTATCTACAGGAACCCATTGGCGTAGATAAGGAAGGAAATGAAATTTCACTAATCGATGTGTTAGGCACCGAAGTTGACGCAGTTACGGATGAAATAACAAAAAAGTTTCAAAACGAAAAACTATATGAAAAAATTAGCACATCTTTGAAAAGTCAGGAACGCAAAGTAATTGAGCTTCGCTATGGACTTTTTAACGGGGTAACTAAAACGCAAAGAGAAATTGCTAAAATATTGGGGATTTCAAGATCCTATGTATCAAGAATAGAAAAGCGAGCTATAAAAAAGCTTTCTAAAGAATTAAATGATAGTTTCAAACCACTTTGA
- a CDS encoding peptidoglycan D,D-transpeptidase FtsI family protein, whose amino-acid sequence MKKNNRILILFFSVAVMCMMLIFRLFYIQIVRGPFLTHESFLQKTSGIGEKVRGQIFDRNGKPLTGTYSSSYAIISPNWLTLSEKQLLIKENILNSIDDDDVKNISVTPENQDVLYDLKDKTPGIFIYDKNTRYGPTALATHVVGFEGETGIEKTFDSFLSSDIESGYVYNDGLGQPIAGLTLNEQMSETWGVKLTIDRDFQKIVEDVMDKSIESGAVVVIEPKSGEILAMASRPNYKQFQLEQYLNQENAPLINRAVESYAPGSIFKIVILSAALEEKITQLDEIFYCSGFEKVGENIFKCSSYERSGHGEITLKDALAFSCNSVFIQLGIRLGKDKILEYASLFGLGEKTLIGLPEEKGGSLPSKDEVFYQDLGNLSIGQGAIGITPIQAAQIILTIVNDGVTKKPILIKEIIDQDGDTPVFNVADAKPERILSPETAKKVREALEAAAEYGTGESANPRNNRRIGGKTGTAEIESQASHAWFVGYYPADAPELVMSVFVEHGGSGSAIAAPIFKEIIERISVIR is encoded by the coding sequence ATGAAAAAAAACAATAGGATATTAATTTTGTTTTTTTCAGTTGCTGTTATGTGTATGATGCTAATTTTTAGACTTTTTTATATTCAAATTGTGAGAGGTCCTTTTTTAACTCATGAGTCCTTTTTGCAAAAAACCTCAGGTATAGGAGAAAAAGTTAGAGGACAAATTTTTGATAGAAATGGTAAACCCCTAACAGGAACTTATTCTTCAAGCTATGCTATTATATCCCCAAACTGGCTGACACTATCGGAAAAACAACTGTTGATAAAAGAAAATATTTTGAATTCTATTGACGATGATGACGTCAAAAACATTAGCGTTACTCCTGAAAATCAGGACGTGCTGTATGACCTAAAAGATAAAACACCTGGTATATTTATTTATGATAAAAATACCCGATATGGACCAACGGCTTTAGCTACTCATGTGGTAGGCTTTGAAGGTGAAACCGGAATTGAAAAAACCTTTGACAGTTTTTTAAGCAGTGATATAGAAAGCGGGTATGTATATAACGATGGTTTAGGCCAGCCTATTGCTGGCCTTACTTTAAACGAGCAAATGTCTGAAACTTGGGGTGTGAAATTAACTATAGACAGAGATTTTCAAAAAATCGTTGAAGATGTTATGGATAAAAGTATAGAAAGTGGAGCAGTTGTAGTAATTGAACCAAAGTCAGGAGAAATTCTGGCTATGGCAAGTAGGCCTAATTATAAGCAGTTTCAATTAGAACAGTATTTAAATCAAGAAAATGCACCATTGATTAATCGAGCAGTTGAAAGCTATGCCCCTGGTTCAATTTTTAAAATAGTAATTTTGTCTGCTGCTCTGGAGGAAAAAATAACACAATTAGATGAGATCTTTTACTGCTCTGGATTTGAAAAAGTTGGAGAAAATATTTTTAAATGTTCAAGTTATGAACGTAGCGGTCATGGAGAAATAACCTTAAAAGATGCCTTAGCTTTTTCATGTAATTCGGTTTTTATCCAATTAGGTATTAGACTGGGAAAAGATAAGATTCTCGAATATGCAAGCTTATTTGGCTTGGGCGAAAAAACTCTTATTGGTTTGCCGGAAGAAAAAGGAGGTAGTTTACCATCTAAAGATGAAGTCTTTTATCAAGACTTGGGAAATTTATCCATTGGCCAAGGAGCGATTGGCATTACACCAATTCAAGCGGCACAAATTATTTTAACAATTGTCAATGACGGTGTTACTAAAAAACCAATTTTGATAAAAGAGATAATAGACCAAGACGGGGACACGCCAGTATTTAATGTTGCAGATGCAAAACCAGAAAGAATACTGTCTCCAGAAACAGCTAAAAAGGTAAGGGAAGCTTTGGAGGCGGCTGCTGAATACGGTACGGGAGAAAGTGCTAATCCGCGAAACAATCGTCGGATAGGTGGAAAAACAGGAACAGCTGAAATTGAAAGTCAAGCTTCACATGCATGGTTTGTTGGATATTACCCGGCTGATGCACCGGAATTAGTGATGTCTGTATTTGTTGAACATGGCGGCTCAGGTTCAGCTATAGCTGCACCAATTTTCAAAGAAATAATTGAAAGAATATCAGTAATTAGGTAA
- a CDS encoding QueT transporter family protein gives MLWIAILVLIIGLLTGYILSKMKKDEINNRSAYIARAAVIAAIYALTTYIFKPISYGPIQVRVSEALTLLPLLESSAVPGLFIGCLLANILGGLGLWDICLGSLITLIAAYITGKMPGPILGAFPPIILNAFGVAYYLSKIYSVPYWMTALYIGFGELISVAGFGIPLFYLIQRTSLKDFFRRNK, from the coding sequence ATGCTGTGGATTGCAATACTTGTCTTGATAATTGGTTTATTGACGGGCTATATATTAAGTAAAATGAAGAAAGATGAAATTAATAATCGGTCTGCTTATATAGCAAGAGCGGCGGTTATAGCTGCCATTTATGCCTTAACTACCTACATTTTTAAACCTATAAGTTATGGTCCGATTCAGGTCAGAGTATCTGAAGCATTGACATTATTACCTCTTCTGGAATCTTCTGCTGTTCCTGGCCTTTTTATAGGTTGTTTGTTAGCTAACATATTGGGTGGCTTAGGCTTATGGGATATTTGCTTAGGAAGTTTGATAACACTAATAGCAGCATATATAACAGGTAAAATGCCCGGCCCGATCTTAGGTGCTTTTCCTCCGATTATTTTGAATGCTTTTGGTGTTGCATATTATTTATCAAAAATCTATAGTGTTCCCTATTGGATGACTGCTTTATATATCGGGTTTGGTGAATTAATATCCGTAGCAGGATTTGGAATTCCCTTATTTTATTTAATACAGAGGACAAGCTTGAAGGATTTTTTTAGAAGGAATAAATAA
- a CDS encoding YqeG family HAD IIIA-type phosphatase, which yields MLKLFCPDIYIENIYKLDLQYIKRKNIKGILIDLDNTLLPWDSVYIEDRLMGWINQCQEEGISLCIISNNKYGRIKHCAEQLGIPAVFGSFKPFKKVFKRGLDILGTQAEQTAVLGDQIFTDILGAKRMGLFAILVKPINDQEFYWTKIMRKLENLLLKIMESKKLISLNR from the coding sequence ATGCTGAAATTATTCTGTCCGGATATTTACATCGAAAATATTTATAAATTAGATTTACAGTATATCAAGAGAAAAAATATAAAAGGAATATTGATAGACCTTGACAATACTTTGCTTCCATGGGATTCAGTCTATATTGAAGATAGATTGATGGGCTGGATTAATCAATGCCAGGAAGAAGGTATTTCTCTATGCATTATATCTAACAATAAATACGGTCGCATAAAGCATTGTGCAGAACAGCTTGGCATTCCCGCAGTGTTTGGCTCATTTAAACCGTTTAAAAAAGTCTTTAAGCGTGGCCTAGACATATTAGGAACTCAAGCAGAGCAAACTGCGGTTCTTGGAGACCAAATATTTACCGATATTTTAGGAGCAAAGCGGATGGGATTGTTTGCAATTTTAGTAAAACCGATAAATGATCAAGAGTTTTATTGGACAAAAATTATGAGGAAGTTAGAAAACCTTCTATTAAAAATAATGGAAAGTAAAAAGCTAATATCATTAAACCGATAA
- the mltG gene encoding endolytic transglycosylase MltG, whose product MNIKNLYYRFNESNVLRYIKSKKKIILITLILMILVMAFTAIWFKAMLHPKNAADKAFVEVEVSSGTTADQLAVQMQKIGIIKNHKVFRLYAKMKGKDIKIKSGKYYLSPSMTVEQILDKLVQGDTIDNDIKVTIPEGSTLKNIARILNEKGVVNDIEEFANCAMVEKFKEKYFFLKDFPSNASLEGVLFPDTYFLPPGKNTELYIDIFLKRFEDIYFNKVDPIVRENEIDFNIYQIVTMASIVEGEAKLESERPIIAGVFYNRLKKGMPLQSCATIEFILDEHKEWLSLDDLEIDSPYNTYKNEGLPPGPIGAPGLSSLLAAADPAKVDYLYFVAKGDGSHVFSRTYAEHLKAKNRVQYK is encoded by the coding sequence TTGAATATAAAAAACCTCTACTATAGATTTAATGAAAGCAATGTATTAAGATACATAAAAAGTAAGAAAAAAATAATATTAATTACTTTAATTTTAATGATATTAGTTATGGCTTTTACAGCAATATGGTTTAAAGCTATGCTGCATCCTAAAAATGCTGCAGATAAAGCTTTTGTGGAAGTCGAAGTAAGCAGCGGAACCACTGCAGACCAGCTAGCGGTACAAATGCAGAAGATAGGCATAATTAAAAATCATAAAGTTTTTAGACTATATGCAAAGATGAAAGGGAAAGATATAAAAATAAAATCTGGTAAATATTATTTAAGTCCCTCAATGACAGTAGAGCAAATTCTCGATAAACTGGTGCAAGGGGATACTATTGATAATGACATTAAGGTGACAATACCTGAGGGGAGCACGTTGAAAAACATAGCTAGAATCTTAAATGAAAAAGGTGTGGTTAATGATATAGAGGAATTTGCAAATTGTGCTATGGTAGAAAAATTCAAAGAAAAATATTTTTTCCTGAAAGATTTTCCTTCAAATGCTAGTTTAGAAGGAGTCCTCTTCCCTGATACATATTTTCTACCGCCCGGTAAAAATACAGAGCTTTATATTGATATATTTTTAAAGCGATTTGAAGATATTTATTTCAATAAAGTAGATCCGATTGTAAGAGAAAACGAAATTGATTTTAATATATACCAAATTGTAACCATGGCTTCCATTGTAGAAGGTGAGGCAAAACTGGAAAGTGAAAGACCAATAATTGCAGGCGTCTTCTATAATCGACTAAAAAAAGGGATGCCTTTGCAGTCCTGTGCAACAATAGAGTTTATTTTGGATGAACACAAAGAATGGTTATCCCTTGATGATTTAGAGATAGATTCCCCATATAACACATACAAAAACGAAGGCTTGCCACCCGGACCGATTGGAGCGCCAGGACTTTCATCCCTGTTGGCGGCGGCCGATCCGGCAAAAGTAGATTATCTTTATTTTGTAGCTAAGGGAGATGGTTCTCATGTGTTTAGCAGAACTTATGCCGAACATTTGAAAGCCAAAAACAGAGTTCAATACAAGTAA
- a CDS encoding transcriptional repressor, translating into MRFIEEKLKEKECRLTPQRRATLDVLIENQSKHLSTEDIYELVKNKFPDVGLATIYRTLQLFDDFNIIKKLDFNDGCYRYELSEDQRHQHHHLICIKCGNVYEFDDDLLDELEGKIYKSNDFTVLDHMVKFFGYCKNCKETK; encoded by the coding sequence ATGAGGTTCATTGAAGAGAAACTAAAAGAGAAAGAGTGTAGGCTTACACCCCAAAGAAGAGCTACACTTGATGTGCTTATTGAGAATCAGTCGAAACATCTTAGTACGGAAGATATTTATGAATTGGTAAAGAATAAATTTCCCGATGTAGGTCTTGCTACTATATATAGAACCTTACAATTATTTGATGACTTTAATATTATTAAAAAATTGGATTTTAATGATGGATGTTATAGGTATGAATTAAGTGAAGACCAGAGACATCAGCATCACCATTTGATTTGTATTAAGTGCGGAAATGTTTATGAGTTTGATGATGATTTATTAGATGAATTAGAGGGAAAAATCTATAAAAGCAACGATTTCACAGTTTTAGATCATATGGTGAAATTCTTCGGATATTGTAAGAATTGCAAAGAAACAAAATAA